In Eretmochelys imbricata isolate rEreImb1 chromosome 14, rEreImb1.hap1, whole genome shotgun sequence, a genomic segment contains:
- the C14H17orf67 gene encoding uncharacterized protein C17orf67 homolog gives MKKLLVFLFILVILTIFTDTSPILTEKEAKQILRTRREDRPRKAGFPDEPMREHMVYLQRLEQRSEEQFLEHWLNPHCYPHCNRNLVHPV, from the exons ATGAAGAAGTTACTTGTGTTTCTCTTCATTTTGGTCATCCTGACCATTTTTACAG ATACTTCACCAATTTTGACTGAAAAAGAAGCTAAACAGATTCTGAGAACCCGTCGTGAAGATAGACCAAGAAAAGCAGGTTTCCCTGATGAGCCAATGAGg GAACACATGGTTTACCTCCAGCGCTTGGAGCAGAGATCAGAAGAACAATTCCTTGAACACTGGTTAAATCCACACTGCTACCCGCATTGCAACAGGAATTTAGTTCATCCAGTCTAA